In Colius striatus isolate bColStr4 chromosome 17, bColStr4.1.hap1, whole genome shotgun sequence, the following proteins share a genomic window:
- the GPN3 gene encoding GPN-loop GTPase 3 yields the protein MPRYAQLVMGPAGSGKSTYCSTMVQHCEALGRAVQVVNLDPAAEHFSYPVMADIRELIEVDDVMEDESLRFGPNGGLVFCMEYFANNFNWLEESLGHVEDDYVLFDCPGQIELYTHLPVMKQLVEQLQQWEFRICGVFLVDSQFMVESFKFISGILAALSAMISLEIPQINVMTKMDLLSKKAKKEIEKYLDPDMYSMIEDSTNILKSKMFKKLTKSICGLIDDYGMVRFLPLDRSDEESINIVLQHIDFTIQYGEDLEFKEPKECEEDKSALVDEYFQDHVDE from the exons ATGCCGCGGTACGCGCAGCTGGTGATGGGCCCGGCGGGCAGCGGGAAg AGCACGTACTGCTCCACCATGGTGCAGCACTGCGAGGCGCTGGGCCGCGCCGTGCAGGTGGTGAACCTGGACCCGGCGGCGGAGCACTTCAGCTACCCGGTGATGGCAG ATATCCGCGAGCTGATTGAAGTGGATGACGTCATGGAAGATGAATCCTTACGGTTTGGCCCCAACGGCGGGCTGGTGTTCTGCATGGAATACTTTGCCAATAACTTTAACTGGCTAGAGGAGAGCCTTGGCCACGTGGAGGATGACTATGTATTGTTTGACTGTCCAG GTCAGATTGAACTCTACACCCACCTGCCAGTGATGAAACAGCTGGTGGAGCAGCTTCAGCAGTGGGAGTTCCGCATCTGTGGAGTTTTTCTTGTGGACTCTCAGTTTATGGTGGAATCTTTTAAG TTTATCTCTGGGATTCTGGCAGCACTCAGTGCAATGATCTCTTTAGAGATTCCACAGATCAATGTCATGACCAAAATGGATTTGCTGAGCAAGAAAGCCaagaaggaaatagaaaa GTACCTGGATCCAGATATGTACTCTATGATTGAAGACTCTACAAATAtattgaaaagcaaaatgtttaaaaaactgACTAAATCTATATGTGGATTG ATTGATGACTATGGCATGGTTCGATTTCTACCTTTGGATCGCTCCGATGAGGAAAGTATAAACATAGTTCTGCAGCACATCGACTTCACCATTCAGTATGGAGAGGATCTGGAATTTAAAGAACCAAAG GAATGTGAAGAAGATAAATCTGCTCTTGTGGATGAGTACTTTCAGGATCATGTGGATGAGTAA
- the ARPC3 gene encoding actin-related protein 2/3 complex subunit 3, with the protein MGPKALKQRCPPGRCELLRLPLPLLAPPLLPHFLRQRSHSRKLCSQLLSASPPARPHRITSLPLEMPAYHSTLMDSDTKLIGNMALLPIRSQFKGPAPRETKDTDIIDEAIYYFKANVFFKNYEIKNEADRTLIYITLYISECLKKLQKCNSKGQGEKEMYTLGITNFPIPGEPGFPLNAIYAKPGNKQEEEVMRAYLQQLRQETGLRLCEKVFDPQSDKPSKWWICFVKRQFMNKSLSGPGQ; encoded by the exons ATGGGGCCAAAAGCCCTGAAA CAGCGGTGCCCCCCGGGGCGGTGCGAGCTGCTCCGGCTCCCGCTTCCCCTCCTCGCACCGCCTCTGCTGCCTCATTTCCTGCGGCAGCGCAGCCACAGCAGGAAGCTTTGCAGCCAGCTCTTGTCTGCTTCCCCTCCCGCCCGGCCCCACCGAATTACCTCCCTGCCCTTGGAGATGCCG GCTTACCACTCAACTTTAATGGACTCTGACACCAAGCTCATTGGGAACATGGCACTGCTACCCATCAGAAGCCAGTTCAAAGGCCCAGCACCTCGGGAAA CTAAGGACACAGATATTATAGATGAAGCCATCTACTACTTCAAAGCCAACGTTTTCTTCAAAAATTATGAGATCAAG AACGAGGCTGACAGAACGCTCATCTACATAACCCTCTACATTTCTGAGTGCTTGAAAAAGCTGCAAAAG TGTAACTCCAAAGgccaaggagaaaaagaaatgtacacACTGGGAATCACTAACTTCCCAAtccctggggagcctggctTTCCACTGAATGCCATTTATGCCAAACCTGGCAACAAGCAGGAGGAAG AGGTGATGAGGGCCtacctgcagcagctgaggcaaGAAACTGGCCTTCGCCTTTGTGAAAAAGTATTTGATCCTCAGAGTGACAAGCCCAGTAAG